Proteins encoded together in one Verrucomicrobiia bacterium window:
- a CDS encoding prepilin-type N-terminal cleavage/methylation domain-containing protein has protein sequence MKTKNSPSTIRCTGFTLIELLVVIAIIAILAGLLLPALASSKRKAQDIKCRSNIKQLALAGFMYEQDNGPLQYDFNNDWVTPILTYSANATGDEVCPAAGTNNWPPGAPPSQGTAAYAWSRNGNIAAASYFVNGWLFDPKSSAVNYLADGSTPQANVGKAGMFGKLDLVKFPSQTPMFVDGTWPDGWPSGNASSYGNADTPPTDLYDGGGNGDNNMMDRICILRHGISSPKAAPKNVLNTQPYPKGGVNIACTDGHVEYSMLDNLWSQYYWNAVSAPNKRPRLP, from the coding sequence ATGAAAACAAAAAATAGTCCGTCTACTATTCGTTGTACTGGCTTTACTTTGATCGAGTTGCTGGTGGTTATCGCAATCATCGCCATTCTCGCGGGACTTTTGCTGCCGGCTTTGGCGTCTTCCAAGCGCAAAGCGCAGGACATCAAGTGCCGAAGTAATATCAAGCAACTGGCGCTGGCGGGATTCATGTATGAACAAGACAATGGGCCGCTGCAATATGATTTTAATAATGATTGGGTGACTCCGATTTTGACTTATTCCGCGAATGCGACGGGAGATGAGGTTTGCCCGGCGGCGGGAACCAACAACTGGCCTCCGGGCGCACCACCGAGCCAGGGCACGGCGGCTTACGCGTGGTCGCGCAACGGCAATATTGCCGCGGCGAGTTACTTTGTGAACGGCTGGTTGTTCGACCCGAAAAGTTCGGCGGTGAATTATCTGGCGGACGGTTCGACGCCGCAGGCGAATGTCGGCAAAGCCGGAATGTTCGGCAAATTGGACTTGGTGAAATTCCCCTCGCAGACTCCTATGTTTGTAGATGGGACGTGGCCGGACGGCTGGCCGAGCGGAAACGCAAGTTCCTATGGCAACGCGGACACGCCGCCGACGGATTTGTACGATGGCGGCGGCAACGGAGATAATAATATGATGGATCGTATTTGCATCCTGCGGCACGGCATCTCAAGTCCGAAGGCAGCTCCAAAAAATGTGCTCAACACTCAGCCCTATCCCAAAGGCGGAGTGAATATCGCTTGCACGGATGGTCATGTTGAGTATTCGATGCTGGATAATCTATGGTCTCAATATTATTGGAACGCGGTTTCCGCGCCGAACAAGCGGCCGAGGTTGCCGTGA
- a CDS encoding beta-galactosidase — protein sequence MNWLWRFLTWGVVFLVVAASAQEKPKKVENDLMYPLTDAVKPYIDFDGAGFSMNGQRTFFSSGSIHYSRVPHELWADRLLRLKQASFAGVETYAFWNFHEVQENQFDFSGDKDFEKFLETAQQMGLYAMVRVGPYVCAEWDSGGYPVWLKFKPPFKVRGDNPAWLSWNDHWYEKILPMVAKHEIDHGGNVVLVQLENEHPLGWGVVTNDPYFVHLNDEAMKFGIDVPHFMSGQHHGAAPTPGNLDPEKRTNPWITTEFWSGWFDTYGSLAEKRNHEIENAIWTILAHGGGGYNFYMLHGGTDFETWNNDEMAASYDDGAAIGQGGDLRPTYYIMKRANQLAQSFPEILANGGDARGDYADFATGTGVKVIGARKSRSGAGTLVFVQNSSSNEITATFKSGEEMKLAQSSVYALPQNVRVTDSVKVVEATLPVLAIARNGETVTLVVYGQPEKTGRVSLSVEGGVKAGMWKGASKNFQTELIDGNRLNLKITIPKNGVEEFKLEQGKQCVRVLALNRDLTAYTWIVGATNRQFVVCGPEFVQGIEENGKKISVTIERPYGQASCGQVAVFGGREQSFHLGVKADLKLDGKAAPELTNWKMSAMREISPAFDDSKWRRSPGPAQMGADGDTSAFAWYRASVNVPSPASGALRLHGADNMEVFVNGRHVTIEKNVARTDFAAGTNSIAVFASHHGRSKAFGYLGTLDNFNNKGLWGSQKLEMDGLRNDIPGWAMRGGVETDLAAIKSWSEIADAKGAPTFYHANFNYMPPGELGAHPILRVNFHGLSRGTMWVNGRDLGRYPEKIKIDSLYIPECWLKAGKNDLTVFDETGQKPSQVELVIEKAASREVIRVSKTVDAKTPMIVPQKSP from the coding sequence ATGAATTGGCTTTGGCGTTTTCTCACGTGGGGCGTGGTGTTTTTAGTTGTTGCTGCATCAGCACAGGAAAAGCCTAAAAAGGTGGAGAATGATTTGATGTATCCGCTGACGGACGCGGTCAAACCCTACATTGATTTCGATGGCGCCGGGTTTTCCATGAACGGGCAGCGCACCTTTTTTTCATCGGGCTCCATTCACTATTCGCGCGTGCCACACGAACTTTGGGCAGACCGGTTGCTGCGATTGAAACAGGCCAGTTTTGCGGGCGTGGAGACTTATGCGTTTTGGAATTTCCACGAGGTGCAGGAGAACCAGTTTGATTTTTCGGGCGACAAGGATTTTGAAAAATTTTTGGAGACGGCGCAGCAAATGGGATTATACGCGATGGTGCGCGTTGGACCGTATGTGTGCGCGGAATGGGATTCGGGCGGCTACCCGGTGTGGCTGAAGTTTAAGCCGCCGTTCAAGGTTCGCGGTGATAATCCAGCGTGGCTGAGCTGGAACGACCATTGGTATGAAAAAATTTTGCCGATGGTCGCGAAGCACGAGATTGATCACGGCGGAAATGTCGTGCTGGTGCAATTAGAGAATGAGCATCCGCTGGGCTGGGGCGTGGTGACGAATGATCCTTACTTCGTGCATTTGAATGACGAGGCAATGAAGTTCGGGATTGATGTGCCGCACTTCATGAGCGGACAGCATCACGGCGCCGCGCCGACGCCTGGCAATCTCGATCCCGAGAAGCGCACGAATCCGTGGATCACGACGGAATTCTGGTCGGGATGGTTCGATACTTACGGGTCGCTGGCGGAAAAGCGGAATCACGAGATTGAGAATGCGATCTGGACGATCCTCGCGCACGGCGGGGGCGGATATAATTTCTACATGCTGCACGGCGGGACGGATTTTGAGACGTGGAACAATGACGAGATGGCAGCGAGTTATGACGACGGCGCGGCGATCGGGCAGGGCGGGGATTTGCGTCCGACCTATTATATAATGAAGCGTGCGAACCAACTTGCACAGAGTTTTCCTGAGATACTCGCGAATGGCGGCGATGCGCGAGGTGATTACGCGGATTTCGCCACAGGCACGGGTGTGAAAGTGATTGGGGCGCGGAAGAGTCGCAGTGGCGCGGGCACATTGGTTTTTGTGCAGAACTCGAGTTCCAATGAAATTACGGCGACGTTTAAATCCGGTGAGGAAATGAAGCTGGCGCAATCGAGTGTGTACGCGCTGCCGCAAAATGTTCGTGTGACGGACAGTGTGAAAGTTGTGGAGGCGACGTTACCCGTGCTGGCAATCGCGCGGAATGGCGAGACGGTGACCTTGGTGGTTTATGGGCAACCGGAGAAGACGGGACGCGTGAGCTTATCGGTCGAGGGTGGCGTGAAAGCAGGGATGTGGAAGGGGGCGTCGAAAAATTTTCAGACGGAGTTGATTGACGGGAATCGGTTGAATTTAAAAATCACGATTCCCAAGAACGGCGTGGAGGAATTCAAACTGGAGCAGGGCAAACAATGTGTTCGCGTGCTGGCGTTGAACAGAGATTTGACAGCGTACACTTGGATTGTCGGAGCGACGAATCGGCAGTTTGTGGTGTGTGGACCGGAGTTTGTGCAGGGCATCGAAGAGAACGGGAAAAAGATTTCGGTGACGATTGAGCGTCCGTACGGGCAGGCATCGTGCGGGCAGGTTGCGGTGTTTGGCGGGCGGGAGCAGAGCTTCCATCTGGGCGTGAAGGCGGATTTGAAATTGGACGGCAAGGCGGCGCCGGAATTGACGAATTGGAAGATGTCGGCGATGCGGGAAATATCGCCAGCGTTCGACGATTCAAAATGGAGACGGTCGCCGGGGCCGGCGCAGATGGGCGCGGATGGCGACACGAGCGCGTTCGCGTGGTATCGCGCGAGCGTGAACGTGCCGTCGCCGGCGAGCGGGGCATTGCGGTTGCACGGCGCGGATAACATGGAGGTGTTTGTGAACGGGCGGCACGTGACGATAGAGAAGAATGTGGCGCGAACGGATTTTGCGGCGGGAACAAATTCAATCGCCGTGTTTGCCTCGCATCACGGGCGCAGCAAGGCGTTCGGTTATTTGGGAACGCTGGATAATTTCAACAACAAGGGACTTTGGGGGTCGCAGAAATTGGAAATGGACGGCTTGCGAAATGATATTCCGGGCTGGGCGATGCGCGGCGGAGTGGAGACGGATCTGGCCGCGATAAAATCGTGGAGTGAGATTGCGGATGCGAAGGGAGCGCCGACGTTTTATCACGCGAATTTTAATTACATGCCGCCGGGTGAATTGGGAGCACATCCTATTTTGCGGGTGAATTTCCACGGGCTCTCGCGCGGGACAATGTGGGTGAATGGGCGCGATCTTGGGCGCTACCCGGAGAAAATTAAAATTGATTCGTTATATATTCCGGAGTGCTGGTTGAAGGCGGGGAAAAATGATTTGACCGTGTTTGATGAAACGGGACAGAAGCCGTCGCAAGTGGAATTGGTGATTGAGAAAGCGGCAAGCCGAGAAGTGATACGAGTTTCAAAAACGGTGGATGCAAAGACACCGATGATCGTCCCGCAGAAAAGTCCATGA